The Litchfieldia alkalitelluris genome has a window encoding:
- a CDS encoding ROK family protein — translation MIPSNIISGRNAKEVYEVIRRRGTISKTDIKNISRLTGSTLTRILDELTEQGLIVEVGLGESTGGRRPILFRTNPSFAYVFGLDISRTNSRLVLCDLHLNKLDDYIWKMDVTMTPERLLQEVVEVIKQMYDRHHINEDNILGMGIGAVGPLDRINGRILDPQNFPSPTWKNIDICRIYQERLGFYTILDNGTNAALLGEFWSDSNDIIEHLLYLHVGVGIRSAMITGGQLVYGAVDMEGSVGQMIIQSDGLPPWHSEGNYGSLETYVSTYALEQAVKNALKIGRTSLLNQYTKHIDDIKYYMLEQALKENDPLAIEVFNQAASYFGIGLANLLNILHPQKVILGGPLISGNQLFYDQAIRVALNKTFYVPTYKVIFEKSKLGEDAVAIGAASIVIKQLSDL, via the coding sequence ATGATACCGAGTAATATTATAAGTGGACGAAACGCAAAGGAAGTTTATGAGGTGATTCGCCGCCGTGGAACCATATCTAAGACAGACATAAAGAACATCAGCCGATTGACAGGTAGCACTCTTACTAGAATTCTAGATGAATTGACAGAACAGGGGTTAATCGTTGAGGTTGGGCTAGGAGAATCAACTGGGGGAAGGCGCCCCATTTTGTTTCGGACAAATCCTTCCTTTGCTTATGTATTTGGGTTGGATATCTCTCGGACGAATTCAAGACTTGTATTATGTGACTTACATTTAAATAAATTGGACGATTATATTTGGAAGATGGATGTTACGATGACTCCTGAACGTTTACTTCAGGAGGTCGTGGAAGTTATAAAACAGATGTATGACCGGCATCATATAAATGAAGATAACATATTAGGAATGGGGATTGGTGCGGTTGGTCCACTTGATCGTATTAATGGAAGGATTCTAGATCCACAAAACTTTCCTTCTCCTACATGGAAAAACATTGATATTTGTAGAATTTACCAAGAAAGATTAGGCTTTTATACAATACTTGACAATGGTACAAATGCAGCGCTCCTGGGAGAGTTTTGGTCTGATTCAAATGATATCATTGAGCATTTGCTTTACCTCCATGTGGGGGTGGGTATTCGATCAGCGATGATTACAGGTGGACAGCTTGTTTATGGTGCAGTTGATATGGAAGGTTCCGTAGGACAAATGATTATTCAAAGTGATGGCCTCCCTCCTTGGCATTCTGAGGGGAACTATGGTAGTTTGGAGACTTATGTTTCTACTTATGCTTTGGAACAAGCAGTAAAAAATGCTTTGAAAATTGGCAGAACTTCTCTTTTAAATCAGTACACTAAACATATTGATGATATTAAGTATTATATGCTTGAACAAGCATTAAAAGAAAACGACCCCTTAGCTATAGAAGTCTTCAATCAAGCCGCATCATACTTTGGTATAGGACTTGCAAATTTACTTAATATCCTACACCCCCAAAAGGTTATTTTGGGTGGACCACTTATTTCAGGCAACCAACTATTCTACGATCAAGCCATCCGGGTTGCATTGAATAAAACTTTCTATGTCCCAACATATAAGGTGATTTTTGAAAAAAGTAAATTAGGTGAAGATGCAGTAGCTATAGGTGCAGCTTCTATAGTAATCAAACAGCTATCGGATTTATAA
- a CDS encoding helix-turn-helix domain-containing protein produces the protein MSNYIDKIASKCNLIAESFHLPVLFITPTGGVIYENIKDQMLNPLYENRKEKLFNPLHFKPDIEFHFPVIKKSAFSERYILISVRNGEVFEGTVVIGPSLSYPLSEDIINGIINDARAFFYRENVIQYYQSLPIIAPDRLVHMSVMIFHLFNNILLSPSEILSENSMQTTTSEKVEKVNLSVSQNLQEHAFHHDRLFEKRILYIIREGRVEDLSTLAITREEESTSLLSKSSYLRSLKNHIITLITLVSRASMDGGLHEEIAFSLHDSFIQHLEELQRLDDVRSLARDVLYTYAEKVKQVKDERYSITITKCKDYIFKHIYEEISHNDVARVADLSQKYLSVLFKKEVGISISEYIQQTKIEEAKKLIGYTKTPISEVCSLLNYNDQSYFTKVFKKVVGITPKQFRERHHLMNK, from the coding sequence ATGAGCAACTATATCGACAAAATTGCAAGTAAGTGTAACCTCATTGCAGAATCTTTTCATTTACCTGTTCTTTTCATCACTCCCACTGGAGGGGTGATCTATGAGAACATTAAAGATCAGATGTTAAACCCTTTATATGAAAATCGAAAAGAAAAATTGTTTAATCCTCTACATTTTAAACCTGATATAGAATTTCATTTCCCAGTCATTAAAAAATCAGCATTCTCTGAAAGATACATTTTAATAAGTGTGAGGAACGGAGAAGTCTTTGAAGGTACCGTCGTAATCGGGCCTTCTCTTTCCTATCCATTATCAGAAGATATTATTAATGGCATCATCAATGACGCACGAGCCTTTTTTTATCGTGAAAATGTGATCCAATATTATCAGTCTTTACCGATCATCGCACCAGATAGACTCGTGCATATGAGTGTTATGATATTTCACTTGTTTAATAACATTCTACTTTCTCCCAGCGAGATACTAAGTGAGAATTCCATGCAAACCACGACGAGCGAAAAAGTCGAAAAGGTGAACTTATCCGTTTCTCAAAATCTACAGGAACATGCTTTTCATCATGATCGGCTTTTTGAGAAGAGAATTTTATATATCATTAGAGAAGGAAGAGTGGAAGACTTAAGTACACTTGCCATCACAAGAGAAGAAGAGAGTACGAGTCTTTTATCGAAGTCTAGTTATCTACGTTCCCTTAAAAACCACATTATTACTCTCATCACATTAGTGTCCAGAGCATCTATGGATGGCGGACTACATGAGGAAATTGCCTTTTCCTTGCATGATAGCTTTATTCAGCATCTAGAGGAATTACAACGATTAGATGATGTTAGAAGTTTAGCGAGAGACGTGCTGTACACCTATGCTGAAAAAGTAAAACAAGTTAAAGATGAACGGTATTCAATCACCATTACAAAATGTAAGGATTATATTTTTAAGCATATTTATGAAGAAATTAGTCATAATGATGTTGCGAGAGTAGCCGATCTAAGCCAAAAATATTTGTCCGTCTTATTTAAAAAGGAAGTCGGAATATCGATAAGCGAGTATATTCAACAAACCAAAATCGAGGAAGCAAAAAAACTAATTGGCTATACTAAAACGCCCATCTCCGAAGTATGTTCACTATTAAACTATAATGACCAAAGCTATTTTACGAAGGTCTTTAAAAAAGTGGTTGGTATTACACCAAAGCAATTTCGCGAAAGACACCACCTTATGAATAAATAA
- a CDS encoding formylglycine-generating enzyme family protein — MEQAQKSCCAASRNKAEELAKHITQRIEGATNAANSSDFVHIKGGEFLMGTETNEGFPSDGEGPVRKVKLHDFYISPYTVTNKDFKLFVDETGYVTEAEQFGWSYVFHLLASSEVKAKAHEMPGLPWWLAVQGAYWKKPEGHDSTINDRMNHPVTHVSWHDAEAYCKWSGTRLPTEAEWEYAARGGIVQKTYPWGDVLEPDGKHRCNIWQGTFPTINNAGDGYIGTAPVDSYEPNGYGLYNMSGNVWEWCSDWFTPRYHRETSTENPAFTKPTGNRSMRGGSFLCHHSYCNRYRVAARSSNTPDSSTSNCGFRVVKSFR; from the coding sequence ATGGAACAAGCGCAAAAATCCTGCTGTGCTGCAAGCCGAAATAAAGCAGAAGAACTAGCTAAACATATAACCCAAAGAATAGAGGGAGCAACTAATGCCGCTAACTCATCTGATTTTGTTCATATAAAAGGCGGTGAGTTCCTAATGGGAACCGAAACGAATGAGGGATTTCCAAGTGATGGAGAAGGCCCTGTCCGTAAGGTAAAACTACATGACTTTTATATATCTCCATACACTGTAACAAATAAAGACTTTAAACTCTTTGTAGACGAGACAGGCTATGTAACGGAAGCAGAACAATTCGGTTGGTCTTATGTTTTTCATTTATTAGCCTCAAGTGAAGTGAAAGCGAAAGCACACGAAATGCCAGGGCTTCCATGGTGGCTAGCTGTACAAGGTGCATATTGGAAAAAGCCAGAAGGACACGATTCTACTATAAATGATCGAATGAATCACCCAGTGACACATGTATCATGGCATGATGCTGAAGCCTATTGTAAGTGGTCTGGAACCAGGTTGCCAACAGAAGCTGAATGGGAGTATGCTGCAAGGGGAGGAATAGTCCAAAAAACGTACCCGTGGGGGGACGTACTTGAGCCAGACGGGAAGCATCGCTGCAATATATGGCAAGGAACGTTTCCTACAATAAATAATGCAGGTGACGGATATATTGGTACTGCACCAGTGGACAGCTATGAGCCTAATGGATATGGTTTATACAATATGTCGGGTAATGTGTGGGAATGGTGTAGTGATTGGTTTACTCCACGGTATCACAGAGAAACTAGTACTGAAAATCCAGCCTTTACGAAACCAACAGGAAACCGCTCCATGCGTGGAGGATCATTCCTCTGTCACCACTCTTACTGCAATAGATACCGAGTTGCTGCAAGAAGTTCAAATACACCTGATAGTTCTACAAGTAACTGTGGGTTTCGTGTAGTGAAGAGTTTTAGATGA
- a CDS encoding chromate transporter produces MLWDLFSTFFMIGFVSFGGGYAMIPLIQQEVVEKHGWMTVQSFTDVIAVAGMSPGPIATNSAIFIGYEQMGMAGAFMSALGMILPSLMIIITIGAIFYRIQKSLVVKSAFYGLRSIITGLIVYAAILFAKNNGLVSSFSWHTLSLLVIFGLSLLALIRFRIHPVYVILLSGLVGVALYG; encoded by the coding sequence ATGCTTTGGGATTTGTTTAGTACATTTTTTATGATTGGTTTTGTTTCATTCGGTGGTGGCTATGCTATGATTCCACTTATACAACAAGAAGTTGTAGAGAAACACGGTTGGATGACTGTGCAATCCTTTACAGATGTTATTGCAGTAGCGGGAATGTCACCCGGTCCAATTGCTACGAATAGTGCAATTTTCATTGGATATGAACAAATGGGTATGGCCGGTGCATTTATGTCTGCACTTGGAATGATTTTGCCTTCATTAATGATTATAATTACGATAGGTGCTATCTTTTATAGAATTCAGAAAAGTCTCGTAGTTAAATCAGCGTTTTATGGACTTCGCTCCATCATTACAGGCCTTATTGTGTACGCTGCTATTTTATTTGCTAAGAATAATGGGTTAGTTTCTTCATTTTCTTGGCATACTTTGAGCTTGTTAGTAATTTTCGGGTTATCTTTATTAGCTTTAATTCGCTTTCGGATTCACCCGGTTTATGTCATACTATTATCAGGATTAGTGGGGGTAGCCCTCTACGGATAA
- a CDS encoding glycoside hydrolase family 1 protein, with translation MKKFPNGFMIGAATAAHQVEGNNVNSDFWAMEQVPNSTYKEPSLDAVDHYHRYKEDIQLLVDAGCDTYRFSIEWARIEPTKGHFNEAEIQHYREVLEFCHLKNVTPIVTLHHFSSPKWLISEGGWESETTIEYFGKYAHYVVSELGHLIPYICTINEANMGKQITKIMIKMSASNTKSSDGDVQVGLNMDTMKARMELYYRSLGETFGIDPRNVHTFLAPKTENGERIIMECHQKARSVIKALNPTIKVGITFSLYDHQALPGGEKFVEKEQHEDLLSYLPYLQEDDFLGVQNYSRKIHGPDGEVLKDENARLTKMGYEYYPEALGNVLRFVSKHWDKPIIVTENGISTDSDEDRVEFIERALTGVLQCLDEGIHIIGYTHWSLLDNFEWQLGYAQTFGLIAVDRSTQTRYPKESLSFLGNIKKSGLHSFREIM, from the coding sequence ATGAAAAAATTTCCAAATGGATTTATGATTGGTGCTGCAACAGCAGCACACCAAGTAGAAGGAAATAATGTGAATAGTGATTTTTGGGCAATGGAGCAAGTGCCAAATTCGACGTACAAAGAACCATCGTTAGATGCTGTGGATCACTATCATCGATACAAAGAAGATATTCAATTGTTAGTAGATGCAGGCTGTGACACCTATCGATTTTCAATCGAATGGGCAAGAATTGAGCCAACAAAAGGCCATTTTAATGAAGCTGAAATCCAACATTACAGAGAGGTGTTAGAGTTCTGTCATCTAAAAAATGTAACACCAATCGTGACTTTGCATCATTTTTCATCACCAAAATGGTTGATTTCCGAAGGTGGATGGGAAAGTGAAACGACAATTGAATACTTTGGAAAGTACGCTCACTATGTAGTTTCTGAACTAGGTCATCTTATTCCCTACATCTGTACGATAAATGAAGCAAATATGGGCAAACAAATTACAAAAATTATGATAAAAATGTCTGCTTCGAATACGAAAAGTTCTGATGGAGATGTGCAAGTAGGACTTAATATGGATACTATGAAAGCGAGGATGGAGCTCTATTATCGTTCGTTAGGAGAGACTTTTGGAATTGACCCAAGAAATGTACACACATTTCTTGCCCCTAAAACGGAAAATGGTGAACGCATTATTATGGAATGTCATCAAAAGGCTCGAAGCGTCATCAAAGCTCTAAACCCAACGATCAAGGTTGGAATCACATTCTCCCTTTACGACCATCAAGCATTGCCTGGGGGAGAAAAATTCGTAGAAAAAGAACAGCATGAAGACTTGCTTTCCTATCTACCATATCTACAAGAAGATGATTTCTTAGGGGTTCAAAATTATTCTCGGAAAATTCATGGACCAGATGGCGAAGTTCTAAAAGATGAAAATGCGAGACTCACGAAAATGGGGTATGAATACTATCCAGAAGCTTTAGGAAATGTTCTTCGATTTGTTTCGAAGCACTGGGACAAACCGATCATTGTGACAGAAAATGGCATATCAACGGACAGTGACGAAGATCGTGTTGAATTTATCGAACGAGCACTAACAGGTGTGCTTCAATGTCTAGACGAAGGAATTCACATCATTGGATATACACACTGGTCTTTACTCGATAATTTTGAATGGCAATTAGGGTATGCACAAACCTTCGGCTTGATTGCCGTTGATCGCTCAACTCAAACGAGATATCCAAAGGAAAGTTTGTCGTTTTTAGGAAATATTAAAAAATCTGGATTACATTCTTTTAGGGAAATTATGTAA
- a CDS encoding SEC-C metal-binding domain-containing protein, translating to MDYNSHPIYDEFLSKKTNLPNKCKNCEYLNLCNGGCPRNRNWYQSNNSQSDYFCQSFKQIYQYADERMRIVARNVKARRIENYINAGQKLPSRNDTCLCGSGKKFKKCCEPLKQVNMNYSKTSWKLF from the coding sequence ATCGATTATAACTCTCATCCAATATATGATGAGTTTTTAAGTAAAAAGACAAATTTACCTAATAAATGTAAGAATTGTGAGTATTTAAATTTATGTAATGGTGGTTGTCCGAGAAATAGAAATTGGTATCAGAGTAATAATTCTCAATCAGACTACTTTTGTCAAAGCTTTAAGCAAATCTATCAATATGCCGACGAACGAATGCGAATCGTTGCAAGAAATGTGAAGGCAAGGAGGATTGAGAACTATATTAATGCAGGTCAAAAGTTACCTAGTAGAAATGATACGTGTTTATGTGGAAGTGGTAAGAAGTTCAAAAAATGTTGTGAACCATTAAAACAAGTTAATATGAACTACTCCAAAACATCGTGGAAACTATTTTGA
- a CDS encoding chromate transporter has product MKVKAFDIKLLVQIFITFFKIGPVTFGGGYAMIPLIEREVVEKRRWVKTEDVTDIFAVAESVPGAIAINSATFIGYRLAGVAGAIVAMTGVLLPTFFIVVMLSLFFLQVQDNPKVEAAFVSIRATIVALITYAAIKIGKTAIVDKTTVALIAITVAVLFFIHIHPVLIIISGGIIGIGIISLKKKLGISIKLEKEETVKPDYYLGAGI; this is encoded by the coding sequence ATGAAAGTCAAAGCGTTTGATATAAAGCTTCTAGTGCAAATTTTTATAACATTTTTTAAAATTGGACCCGTTACTTTTGGTGGTGGCTATGCTATGATTCCACTTATTGAGAGGGAAGTAGTAGAGAAGCGTCGTTGGGTTAAGACTGAAGATGTGACTGATATTTTTGCTGTTGCAGAATCTGTACCTGGTGCAATTGCCATTAATTCGGCAACCTTTATTGGGTATAGACTAGCAGGTGTTGCGGGTGCGATCGTGGCAATGACTGGTGTGTTACTTCCGACTTTTTTTATTGTTGTCATGTTAAGTTTGTTTTTCTTACAGGTACAAGATAATCCAAAAGTGGAGGCCGCCTTTGTTTCTATTAGAGCTACAATTGTAGCATTAATTACATATGCTGCAATAAAAATTGGTAAAACAGCTATAGTTGATAAAACAACAGTTGCACTAATAGCAATCACGGTTGCGGTATTGTTTTTTATACACATTCACCCTGTTCTAATTATTATAAGTGGTGGAATCATTGGGATAGGTATCATAAGTCTAAAGAAGAAATTAGGAATTAGCATTAAATTAGAAAAAGAAGAAACGGTAAAACCAGACTATTACCTTGGTGCAGGGATTTAG